In Fusarium oxysporum f. sp. lycopersici 4287 chromosome 4, whole genome shotgun sequence, a genomic segment contains:
- a CDS encoding chitin synthase, with product MASRMSMYSMASEALGGGPQAAQVSTTTLLNAIHNIYLSSQPYQLDASTSLVVNTWLTAAQAGATVDATLAARAWEHARRRAEDGCVILGSLHQSTPSLLVPFLNTFPFAIPASIYKSLEALQPFLRCVTPYNASAPRQIALGVTLTLSLGGNVTGASLALSQGGIDTENGLLNIPAEAGYRAFDVFYYLLTSASTPAEREFLGLKSPSAYALLARSGTYEPPSYLITADDGAAADDFRQALKEIGIKGSAHRNFISTLAGLLKLGNTLDYDADSDDFEEICEDVSGLLGMEPEVLMQQLSTEDRRTLVGGLYEALVDWVISKANSAIAAQMLRIRDGDESIDGRGVRTPTSNEDGDTVSITVVEVPEPSIGRALAMRTIFDDTIGINAEMIEDGVEVHPVGSSVVREMQQAVSDVAPDLGIMTGPQGRDRQHDLEKREVILEKVAYGSEDDSFVKKLLFPVEGEGVSLGRAGRFDLPALLSASRTWFHLSLHPTDDSPANLATLPAITSAWSAGTVSRQLRSWRLPEWANRRNRNLDYTADFDVDEFVGRYGALGCKDGKDGIETWMLERGWSNGEVFIGKERIWVREGPWWEAETMLDIKPAHSLQSMGQNPFTSGFDTSYSANPPNGSGFFPPPAMDNSLNGSNDQLMHTRNFSQGNMSQVTLNQHQNLNPQSAPSIAPSAMRNVQTTGDYGLGTKGDTYKGQVYYNEDGEFTGILDGELAKNKKIESKPLPFGRRAWIAFVWALTFWIPSPLLKFIGRMRRPDVRMAWREKFVLFFLIILINGMVVFWIIGFGKLLCPNANKAWNVKEVATHAEDEKSFWVAIHGKVYDITDFWQQQHSDTSIKVTKQNMLPLSGMVMDNYFMPPLNRACRGLGIKETTQLTFNDTITNPLAQHTSGFYTRDRTSALHDPDWYWKKFQPKIKEYYHGNLVWKKSKVKNEGENEQHMWATYGNEVYDLTDYLHTLDVNDNFDSYKFLNEDMVDLWKNSPGTNIKKDLDLLIANAKNETVSANLKNSWQCIQNIAYKGILDFRDSARCQVNNYLLLAFAIIICIVTAVKFLAALQFGSKRRPSPQDKFVICQVPVYTEGEDSLRKALDSLTALQYDNKRKLICVICDGVVVGQGNDRPTPKIVLDILGVDPKVDPPALPFKSVGSSSEQLNYGKVYSGLYEFEGNVVPYIVVVKVGKESEQSKAKPGNRGKRDSQILLMSFLNRVHHRAPMSPLELEMFHQVNNIIGVDPELYEYLLMVDADTCVEEDSLNRLVAACAHNAKIAGICGETALENDEKTWWTMIQVYEYFISHHLAKAFESLFGSVTCLPGWYVY from the exons ATGGCCAGCCGAATGTCCATGTACTCGATGGCTTCAGAGGCCTTGGGTGGTGGTCCTCAAGCCGCCCAGGTGTCCACCACAACTCTCCTGAACGCCATCCACAACATCTACCTGTCTTCTCAGCCCTATCAACTCGATGCCAGCACCAGTCTAGTTGTCAACACATGGCTTACAGCTGCTCAGGCTGGAGCTACTGTTGATGCTACTCTCGCTGCTCGAGCATGGGAACATGCTAGACGCCGTGCTGAGGATGGCTGTGTGATCTTGGG ATCACTCCACCAGTCAACCCCTTCGTTGCTCGTGCCTTTCCTCAACACTTTCCCCTTCGCCATTCCTGCTTCCATCTACAAGTCTCTGGAAGCTTTACAACCGTTCCTCCGATGCGTTACTCCCTACAACGCTTCCGCTCCACGACAGATTGCTCTCGGAGTTACACTGACCTTGAGTTTGGGAGGAAATGTCACAGGCGCCTCTCTTGCTTTGTCCCAAGGTGGTATTGACACTGAGAACGGATTGCTCAACATCCCCGCCGAGGCTGGCTACCGTGCTTTTGATGTCTTTTACTACCTCCTCACATCAGCATCGACACCCGCCGAGCGAGAATTTTTAGGCCTCAAATCCCCTTCAGCGTACGCCCTACTGGCTCGCTCCGGTACCTATGAGCCACCATCTTACCTGATCACCGCCGACGATGGTGCTGCGGCCGATGACTTCCGTCAAGCCCTGAAGGAGATTGGCATCAAGGGTTCTGCCCACCGTAACTTCATTTCCACGCTTGCCGGTCTCCTCAAGCTTGGTAACACTCTCGACTACGATGCCGACTCAGACGATTTCGAGGAGATTTGCGAGGATGTTAGTGGTCTTCTTGGTATGGAACCAGAGGTGCTCATGCAGCAGCTGAGCACTGAGGATCGCCGAACACTTGTTGGTGGTTTGTACGAGGCTCTCGTCGACTGGGTGATTTCAAAGGCCAACAGCGCTATTGCTGCTCAGATGCTTCGCATTCGAGATGGCGACGAGTCCATCGATGGCCGCGGTGTGCGCACTCCCACTTCTAACGAGGATGGTGATACCGTCTCAATCACTGTTGTGGAAGTCCCCGAGCCATCCATCGGCCGGGCCCTGGCTATGCGTACCATTTTTGATGACACCATTGGAATCAATGCTGAGATGATTGAGGATGGTGTCGAGGTCCACCCCGTTGGATCTTCTGTGGTTCGTGAGATGCAACAAGCCGTTTCTGATGTCGCACCTGATCTGGGCATCATGACTGGCCCCCAGGGAAGGGACCGTCAacatgatcttgagaagcgaGAGGTCATTTTGGAGAAGGTTGCTTATGGATCCGAAGATGACAGTTTCGTGAAGAAGCTGTTGTTCCCTGTCGAGGGTGAAGGAGTCAGCCTTGGTCGCGCGGGTCGTTTCGATCTGCCTGCACTTCTGAGCGCCAGCCGTACTTGGTTTCATCTTTCCCTTCATCCTACGGATGACTCTCCTGCCAACTTGGCTACTCTCCCTGCCATCACTTCGGCATGGTCAGCTGGCACAGTCTCCCGCCAGCTTCGCTCATGGAGACTTCCCGAGTGGGCTAACCGCCGCAACCGCAACCTTGATTACACAGCCGACTTCGACGTCGACGAATTCGTTGGTCGATACGGCGCTCTCGGTtgcaaggatggcaaggacGGCATCGAGACCTGGATGCTGGAGAGAGGCTGGAGCAATGGCGAAGTCTTCATCGGCAAGGAGCGAATCTGGGTTCGCGAAGGTCCTTGGTGGGAGGCAGAGACCATGCTTGATATCAAGCCCGCTCACAGCCTTCAGAGCATGGGCCAAAATCCTTTCACTTCTGGCTTTGACACAAGTTATTCAGCCAACCCTCCCAATGGCAGCGGTTTCTTCCCTCCTCCTGCTATGGACAACAGCTTGAATGGAAGCAATGATCAGTTGATGCACACTCGCAACTTCAGCCAAGGCAACATGAGCCAGGTTACCTTGAACCAGCATCAGAACCTCAACCCCCAATCAGCGCCCTCAATTGCCCCCTCAGCTATGCGCAACGTCCAGACCACAGGTGACTACGGTCTCGGTACCAAGGGTGACACATACAAGGGTCAAGTCTATTACAACGAGGACGGTGAGTTCACGGGAATTTTGGATGGCGAACttgccaagaacaagaagatcgagtCTAAGCCTCTGCCTTTCGGTCGTCGGGCTTGGATTGCTTTCGTTTGGGCCCTGACTTTCTGGATTCCCTCGCCTCTGCTCAAGTTCATTGGCCGTATGCGACGACCCGATGTTCGCATGGCTTGGCGTGAGAAGTTtgttctcttcttcctgatTATTCTTATCAACGGTATGGTCGTTTTCTGGATTATCGGTTTCGGAAAGCTCTTGTGCCCCAATGCAAACAAGGCATGGAATGTCAAGGAGGTCGCTACTCACGCAGAGGACGAAAAGTCCTTCTGGGTAGCCATTCACGGCAAGGTCTACGATATCACCGATTTCTGGCAACAACAGCACAGTGATACCAGCATCAAGGTCACCAAGCAAAACATGCTGCCTCTTTCTGGTATGGTCATGGATAACTACTTCATGCCTCCCCTGAACAGGGCTTGCAGAGGCCTTGGTATCAAGGAGACCACACAGCTCACCTTCAAcgacaccatcaccaacccCCTGGCCCAGCACACTTCCGGCTTTTATACCCGTGATCGTACCAGCGCTCTTCATGATCCCGACTGGTACTGGAAGAAGTTCCAAcccaagatcaaggaatACTACCATGGCAATCTCGtatggaagaagagcaaggtCAAGAACGAGGGTGAAAACGAGCAGCACATGTGGGCCACCTATGGCAACGAAGTGTATGATCTCACCGATTACTTACATACTCTCGACGTCAACGACAACTTCGATTCGTACAAGTTCCTTAACGAAGATATGGTAGATCTGTGGAAGAACAGCCCTGGaaccaacatcaagaaggatcTCGACCTGCTCATCGCCAACGCAAAGAACGAGACTGTCAGTGCCAACCTTAAGAACAGTTGGCAGTGCATTCAGAATATTGCATACAAGGGCATCCTTGATTTCCGTGATTCTGCACGATGCCAGGTCAACAACTACCTTCTTCTGGCTTTCGCTATCATCATTTGTATCGTTACCGCCGTCAAGTTCCTTGCTGCCCTTCAATTCGGATCCAAGCGACGTCCTTCACCTCAGGATAAGTTTGTCATCTGCCAAGTCCCTGTCTACACTGAGGGTGAAGATTCTCTCCGAAAGGCTCTCGATTCATTGACTGCCCTCCAGTACGACAACAAGCGCAAGCTCATCTGTGTCATTTgcgatggtgttgtcgtTGGTCAAGGTAATGATCGTCCCACCCCCAAGATTGTTCTCGAcattcttggtgttgatccCAAGGTTGATCCTCCTGCCCTTCCTTTCAAGTCTGTCGGCTCTAGCAGTGAGCAACTCAACTACGGCAAGGTTTACTCTGGTCTCTACGAGTTTGAGGGCAACGTTGTTCCCTacatcgtcgtcgtcaaggTTGGAAAGGAGTCTGAGCAGTCCAAGGCTAAGCCTGGTAACCGTGGCAAGCGTGATTCTCAGATTCTGCTCATGAGCTTCCTCAACCGTGTCCACCACCGAGCACCCATGTCTCCCCTCGAGCTTGAAATGTTCCATCAggtcaacaacatcattggTGTGGATCCTGAGCTTTATGAGTATCTTCTCATGGTCGATGCCGATACCTGTGTCGAGGAAGACTCGCTCAACCGTCTCGTTGCTGCTTGTGCTCACAACGCTAAGATTGCTGGCATTTGTGGTGAAACTGCCCTGGAGAACGATGAAAAGACTTGGTGGACCATGATCCAGGTTTACGAATACTTTatctctcatcatcttgcaAAGGCCTTCGAATCTTTGTTTGGCAGTGTTACCTGTTTGCCTGGATGGTATGTTTACTAG
- a CDS encoding chitin synthase, whose product MASRMSMYSMASEALGGGPQAAQVSTTTLLNAIHNIYLSSQPYQLDASTSLVVNTWLTAAQAGATVDATLAARAWEHARRRAEDGCVILGSLHQSTPSLLVPFLNTFPFAIPASIYKSLEALQPFLRCVTPYNASAPRQIALGVTLTLSLGGNVTGASLALSQGGIDTENGLLNIPAEAGYRAFDVFYYLLTSASTPAEREFLGLKSPSAYALLARSGTYEPPSYLITADDGAAADDFRQALKEIGIKGSAHRNFISTLAGLLKLGNTLDYDADSDDFEEICEDVSGLLGMEPEVLMQQLSTEDRRTLVGGLYEALVDWVISKANSAIAAQMLRIRDGDESIDGRGVRTPTSNEDGDTVSITVVEVPEPSIGRALAMRTIFDDTIGINAEMIEDGVEVHPVGSSVVREMQQAVSDVAPDLGIMTGPQGRDRQHDLEKREVILEKVAYGSEDDSFVKKLLFPVEGEGVSLGRAGRFDLPALLSASRTWFHLSLHPTDDSPANLATLPAITSAWSAGTVSRQLRSWRLPEWANRRNRNLDYTADFDVDEFVGRYGALGCKDGKDGIETWMLERGWSNGEVFIGKERIWVREGPWWEAETMLDIKPAHSLQSMGQNPFTSGFDTSYSANPPNGSGFFPPPAMDNSLNGSNDQLMHTRNFSQGNMSQVTLNQHQNLNPQSAPSIAPSAMRNVQTTGDYGLGTKGDTYKGQVYYNEDGEFTGILDGELAKNKKIESKPLPFGRRAWIAFVWALTFWIPSPLLKFIGRMRRPDVRMAWREKFVLFFLIILINGMVVFWIIGFGKLLCPNANKAWNVKEVATHAEDEKSFWVAIHGKVYDITDFWQQQHSDTSIKVTKQNMLPLSGMVMDNYFMPPLNRACRGLGIKETTQLTFNDTITNPLAQHTSGFYTRDRTSALHDPDWYWKKFQPKIKEYYHGNLVWKKSKVKNEGENEQHMWATYGNEVYDLTDYLHTLDVNDNFDSYKFLNEDMVDLWKNSPGTNIKKDLDLLIANAKNETVSANLKNSWQCIQNIAYKGILDFRDSARCQVNNYLLLAFAIIICIVTAVKFLAALQFGSKRRPSPQDKFVICQVPVYTEGEDSLRKALDSLTALQYDNKRKLICVICDGVVVGQGNDRPTPKIVLDILGVDPKVDPPALPFKSVGSSSEQLNYGKVYSGLYEFEGNVVPYIVVVKVGKESEQSKAKPGNRGKRDSQILLMSFLNRVHHRAPMSPLELEMFHQVNNIIGVDPELYEYLLMVDADTCVEEDSLNRLVAACAHNAKIAGICGETALENDEKTWWTMIQVYEYFISHHLAKAFESLFGSVTCLPGCFTMYRLRSVDKGKPLIISDAVIKDYSVCDVDTLHKKNLLSLGEDRYLTTLMTKYFPEMSYKFIPDAQCKTAAPESWSVLLSQRRRWINSTIHNLVELMQLKELCGFCCFSMRFVVFIDLCGTIILPSTCVYIGYLIYILATGSGPIPYISLAMIGAVYGLQALIFILKRQWQHIGWMIIYILAFPIYSFILPLYSFWNQDNFSWGNTRIVIGEKGNKQVVAVDDEGFDPRSIPLQRWDDYALANNLPGRRGGYQEKTDYSYGDNYELDEIKSVYSAGPQGSVLTGMPGRNTYMPPQSPAFNNGRASTMGFQDSPMQHRQSMMSMGTGVHDMRSQSPYQDYPGQHPSVSNLRGQANLSPATGGGHSRSGTALGFSSGARSPMPDAMRSQSSFDFQHGHAGPNDMAIVESIRSVLCEVDLDTVTKKQVRALVEQRLQTELVGERRTFMDRQIDHELENM is encoded by the exons ATGGCCAGCCGAATGTCCATGTACTCGATGGCTTCAGAGGCCTTGGGTGGTGGTCCTCAAGCCGCCCAGGTGTCCACCACAACTCTCCTGAACGCCATCCACAACATCTACCTGTCTTCTCAGCCCTATCAACTCGATGCCAGCACCAGTCTAGTTGTCAACACATGGCTTACAGCTGCTCAGGCTGGAGCTACTGTTGATGCTACTCTCGCTGCTCGAGCATGGGAACATGCTAGACGCCGTGCTGAGGATGGCTGTGTGATCTTGGG ATCACTCCACCAGTCAACCCCTTCGTTGCTCGTGCCTTTCCTCAACACTTTCCCCTTCGCCATTCCTGCTTCCATCTACAAGTCTCTGGAAGCTTTACAACCGTTCCTCCGATGCGTTACTCCCTACAACGCTTCCGCTCCACGACAGATTGCTCTCGGAGTTACACTGACCTTGAGTTTGGGAGGAAATGTCACAGGCGCCTCTCTTGCTTTGTCCCAAGGTGGTATTGACACTGAGAACGGATTGCTCAACATCCCCGCCGAGGCTGGCTACCGTGCTTTTGATGTCTTTTACTACCTCCTCACATCAGCATCGACACCCGCCGAGCGAGAATTTTTAGGCCTCAAATCCCCTTCAGCGTACGCCCTACTGGCTCGCTCCGGTACCTATGAGCCACCATCTTACCTGATCACCGCCGACGATGGTGCTGCGGCCGATGACTTCCGTCAAGCCCTGAAGGAGATTGGCATCAAGGGTTCTGCCCACCGTAACTTCATTTCCACGCTTGCCGGTCTCCTCAAGCTTGGTAACACTCTCGACTACGATGCCGACTCAGACGATTTCGAGGAGATTTGCGAGGATGTTAGTGGTCTTCTTGGTATGGAACCAGAGGTGCTCATGCAGCAGCTGAGCACTGAGGATCGCCGAACACTTGTTGGTGGTTTGTACGAGGCTCTCGTCGACTGGGTGATTTCAAAGGCCAACAGCGCTATTGCTGCTCAGATGCTTCGCATTCGAGATGGCGACGAGTCCATCGATGGCCGCGGTGTGCGCACTCCCACTTCTAACGAGGATGGTGATACCGTCTCAATCACTGTTGTGGAAGTCCCCGAGCCATCCATCGGCCGGGCCCTGGCTATGCGTACCATTTTTGATGACACCATTGGAATCAATGCTGAGATGATTGAGGATGGTGTCGAGGTCCACCCCGTTGGATCTTCTGTGGTTCGTGAGATGCAACAAGCCGTTTCTGATGTCGCACCTGATCTGGGCATCATGACTGGCCCCCAGGGAAGGGACCGTCAacatgatcttgagaagcgaGAGGTCATTTTGGAGAAGGTTGCTTATGGATCCGAAGATGACAGTTTCGTGAAGAAGCTGTTGTTCCCTGTCGAGGGTGAAGGAGTCAGCCTTGGTCGCGCGGGTCGTTTCGATCTGCCTGCACTTCTGAGCGCCAGCCGTACTTGGTTTCATCTTTCCCTTCATCCTACGGATGACTCTCCTGCCAACTTGGCTACTCTCCCTGCCATCACTTCGGCATGGTCAGCTGGCACAGTCTCCCGCCAGCTTCGCTCATGGAGACTTCCCGAGTGGGCTAACCGCCGCAACCGCAACCTTGATTACACAGCCGACTTCGACGTCGACGAATTCGTTGGTCGATACGGCGCTCTCGGTtgcaaggatggcaaggacGGCATCGAGACCTGGATGCTGGAGAGAGGCTGGAGCAATGGCGAAGTCTTCATCGGCAAGGAGCGAATCTGGGTTCGCGAAGGTCCTTGGTGGGAGGCAGAGACCATGCTTGATATCAAGCCCGCTCACAGCCTTCAGAGCATGGGCCAAAATCCTTTCACTTCTGGCTTTGACACAAGTTATTCAGCCAACCCTCCCAATGGCAGCGGTTTCTTCCCTCCTCCTGCTATGGACAACAGCTTGAATGGAAGCAATGATCAGTTGATGCACACTCGCAACTTCAGCCAAGGCAACATGAGCCAGGTTACCTTGAACCAGCATCAGAACCTCAACCCCCAATCAGCGCCCTCAATTGCCCCCTCAGCTATGCGCAACGTCCAGACCACAGGTGACTACGGTCTCGGTACCAAGGGTGACACATACAAGGGTCAAGTCTATTACAACGAGGACGGTGAGTTCACGGGAATTTTGGATGGCGAACttgccaagaacaagaagatcgagtCTAAGCCTCTGCCTTTCGGTCGTCGGGCTTGGATTGCTTTCGTTTGGGCCCTGACTTTCTGGATTCCCTCGCCTCTGCTCAAGTTCATTGGCCGTATGCGACGACCCGATGTTCGCATGGCTTGGCGTGAGAAGTTtgttctcttcttcctgatTATTCTTATCAACGGTATGGTCGTTTTCTGGATTATCGGTTTCGGAAAGCTCTTGTGCCCCAATGCAAACAAGGCATGGAATGTCAAGGAGGTCGCTACTCACGCAGAGGACGAAAAGTCCTTCTGGGTAGCCATTCACGGCAAGGTCTACGATATCACCGATTTCTGGCAACAACAGCACAGTGATACCAGCATCAAGGTCACCAAGCAAAACATGCTGCCTCTTTCTGGTATGGTCATGGATAACTACTTCATGCCTCCCCTGAACAGGGCTTGCAGAGGCCTTGGTATCAAGGAGACCACACAGCTCACCTTCAAcgacaccatcaccaacccCCTGGCCCAGCACACTTCCGGCTTTTATACCCGTGATCGTACCAGCGCTCTTCATGATCCCGACTGGTACTGGAAGAAGTTCCAAcccaagatcaaggaatACTACCATGGCAATCTCGtatggaagaagagcaaggtCAAGAACGAGGGTGAAAACGAGCAGCACATGTGGGCCACCTATGGCAACGAAGTGTATGATCTCACCGATTACTTACATACTCTCGACGTCAACGACAACTTCGATTCGTACAAGTTCCTTAACGAAGATATGGTAGATCTGTGGAAGAACAGCCCTGGaaccaacatcaagaaggatcTCGACCTGCTCATCGCCAACGCAAAGAACGAGACTGTCAGTGCCAACCTTAAGAACAGTTGGCAGTGCATTCAGAATATTGCATACAAGGGCATCCTTGATTTCCGTGATTCTGCACGATGCCAGGTCAACAACTACCTTCTTCTGGCTTTCGCTATCATCATTTGTATCGTTACCGCCGTCAAGTTCCTTGCTGCCCTTCAATTCGGATCCAAGCGACGTCCTTCACCTCAGGATAAGTTTGTCATCTGCCAAGTCCCTGTCTACACTGAGGGTGAAGATTCTCTCCGAAAGGCTCTCGATTCATTGACTGCCCTCCAGTACGACAACAAGCGCAAGCTCATCTGTGTCATTTgcgatggtgttgtcgtTGGTCAAGGTAATGATCGTCCCACCCCCAAGATTGTTCTCGAcattcttggtgttgatccCAAGGTTGATCCTCCTGCCCTTCCTTTCAAGTCTGTCGGCTCTAGCAGTGAGCAACTCAACTACGGCAAGGTTTACTCTGGTCTCTACGAGTTTGAGGGCAACGTTGTTCCCTacatcgtcgtcgtcaaggTTGGAAAGGAGTCTGAGCAGTCCAAGGCTAAGCCTGGTAACCGTGGCAAGCGTGATTCTCAGATTCTGCTCATGAGCTTCCTCAACCGTGTCCACCACCGAGCACCCATGTCTCCCCTCGAGCTTGAAATGTTCCATCAggtcaacaacatcattggTGTGGATCCTGAGCTTTATGAGTATCTTCTCATGGTCGATGCCGATACCTGTGTCGAGGAAGACTCGCTCAACCGTCTCGTTGCTGCTTGTGCTCACAACGCTAAGATTGCTGGCATTTGTGGTGAAACTGCCCTGGAGAACGATGAAAAGACTTGGTGGACCATGATCCAGGTTTACGAATACTTTatctctcatcatcttgcaAAGGCCTTCGAATCTTTGTTTGGCAGTGTTACCTGTTTGCCTGGATG TTTCACCATGTACCGTCTCCGAAGCGTTGACAAGGGCAAGCCTCTCATCATTTCTGATGCTGTTATCAAGGACTACAGTGTCTGCGATGTCGATACCCTCCACAAGAAGAACCTTTTGTCTCTGGGTGAGGATCGTTATCTCACCACCCTGATGACCAAATACTTCCCTGAGATGTCTTACAAGTTCATTCCCGATGCCCAGTGTAAGACTGCTGCTCCCGAGTCATGGAGTGTTCTGTTGTCTCAACGTCGACGATGGATCAACTCGACCATTCACAACCTGGTTGAACTTATGCAACTGAAGGAGCTCTGTGGTTTCTGCTGTTTCAGTATGCGCTTCGTTGTGTTTATTGATCTTTGCGGTACCATTATTCTCCCCTCAACCTGTGTCTACATTGGTTACCTCATCTACATTCTGGCCACCGGCTCTGGACCCATTCCATACATCTCACTTGCTATGATTGGTGCTGTTTATGGTCTTCAGGCTCTTATCTTTATTCTCAAGAGACAGTGGCAGCACATTGGGTGGATGATCATCTACATCCTTGCTTTCCCTATCTACTCCTTCATCCTTCCCCTCTACTCCTTCTGGAACCAGGACAACTTCTCGTGGGGTAACACCCGTATCGTCATTGGAGAGAAGGGCAACAAGCAGGTTGtcgctgttgatgatgaaggctTCGACCCCCGCTCTATTCCTCTGCAGCGCTGGGACGACTACGCTCTTGCTAACAACCTGCCTGGACGTCGTGGTGGATACCAGGAGAAGACTGACTACTCCTACGGTGACAACTAtgagcttgacgagatcAAATCTGTGTACTCTGCTGGTCCTCAGGGCTCTGTCTTGACCGGCATGCCTGGCCGCAACACCTACATGCCTCCTCAGTCCCCCGCCTTCAACAACGGTCGCGCATCGACCATGGGCTTCCAAGATTCTCCCATGCAGCATCGCCAGTCGATGATGTCTATGGGCACAGGTGTTCATGATATGCGCAGCCAGTCACCATACCAGGACTACCCTGGCCAACATCCCAGCGTAAGCAACCTCCGTGGACAGGCCAATCTTTCACCCGCCACTGGCGGTGGACATAGCCGATCTGGCACTGCTCTGGGCTTCAGCAGTGGTGCTCGATCTCCCATGCCGGATGCCATGCGATCGCAGTCATCGTTCGACTTCCAGCATGGCCACGCTGGGCCCAACGACATGGCTATCGTCGAGTCTATTCGCTCAGTTCTGTGCGAGGTTGACCTCGACACTGTGACCAAGAAGCAAGTCCGCGCTCTAGTAGAACAGCGTCTTCAGACCGAGCTTGTTGGTGAGCGCCGAACATTTATGGATCGACAGATCGACCATGAGCTGGAAAACATGTAA
- a CDS encoding C-22 sterol desaturase — protein sequence MEAVNATSSGFSSVLAGTKYANVALPPQVEYVIEAVSNAGVWTWVFTFIALCVAYDQIAYIIRKGPIEGPAMKLPFIGPFLDSMDPRFDGYHAKWSSGPLSCVSIFHKFVVIASTRDMARKVFNSPAYVKPTVVDVAPKLLGHDNWVFLDGKAHVDFRKGLNGLFTRKALESYLPGQEEAYNTYFKHFLKMTKDAGGKPVPFMHEFREVMCAVSCRTFVGHYISDEAVTKIAEDYYLITAALELVNLPVILPYTKSWYGKKAADMVLAEFSKCAAKSKVRMAAGGEVTCIMDAWVLSMIQSERWREAEEKGEGHTVEKPTPLLRMFNDYEISQTIFTFLFASQDATSSAATWLFQVTAQRPDVLDRVREENIKVRNGDPNAPITMDQLESLTYTRAVVRELLRWRPPVIMVPYVTKKAFPLTENYTVPKGKLRSFQLHF from the exons ATGGAGGCCGTCAACGCTACCTCCAGCGGCTTCTCGTCCGTTCTGGCCGGCACCAAATACGCCAATGTCGCTCTTCCTCCCCAGGTCGAATATGTTATCGAAGCTGTTTCTAACGCCGGCGTCTGGACTTGGGTATTCACTTTCATCGCTCTTTGCGTTGCCTATGATCAGA TTGCCTACATTATCAGGAAAGGTCCTATTGAGGGACCGGCCATGAAGCTTCCCTTCATCGGCCCATTTCTCGACTCCATGGATCCTCGATTCGACGGTTATCATGCCAAGTGGAGCAGCGGTCCCCTGAGCTGTGTTTCTATCTTCCACAA GTTCGTCGTTATTGCTTCCACTCGTGACATGGCTCGCAAGGTTTTCAACTCACCCGCCTATGTCAAGCCCACTGTTGTCGACGTTGCCCCTAAGCTTCTTGGACACGACAACTGGGTATTCCTCGACGGAAAGGCCCACGTTGATTTCCGCAAGGGTCTTAACGGTCTCTTCACCCGCAAGGCCCTCGAGAGCTATCTGCCTGGTCAGGAGGAGGCTTACAACACTTACTTCAAGCATTTCCTCAAGATGACTAAGGATGCCGGCGGCAAGCCTGTCCCTTTCATGCACGAGTTCCGCGAGGTCATGTGTGCTGTCTCTTGTCGTACCTTTGTTGGTCACTACATCTCCGACGAGGCTGTCACCAAGATCGCTGAGGATTACTATCTCATCACCGCTGCTCTCGAGCTTGTCAATCTCCCCGTTATCCTTCCTTATACCAAGTCTTGGTATGGCAAGAAGGCCGCTGATATGGTTCTGGCCGAGTTCTCTAAGTGTGCCGCCAAGAGCAAGGTTCGCATGGCCGCTGGTGGTGAAGTCACCTGCATCATGGACGCCTGGGTTCTGTCAATGATCCAGTCTGAGCGCTGGCGTGAGGCCGAGGAAAAGGGCGAGGGACACACCGTCGAGAAGCCCACTCCTCTTCTCCGCATGTTCAACGATTACGAAATCTCCCAGACTATCTTCACCTTCCTCTTCGCTTCTCAGGATGCCACCAGCAGCGCCGCTACTTGGCTCTTCCAGGTTACCGCCCAGCGACCCGATGTCCTCGACCGTGTCCGAGAGGAGAACATCAAGGTCCGCAACGGTGACCCTAACGCGCCTATCACCATGGATCAGCTCGAATCTCTTACTTACACTCGCGCTGTTGTCCGAGAGCTTCTCCGATGGCGCCCTCCTGTCATCATGGTCCCCTACGTCACCAAGAAGGCCTTCCCCCTGACCGAGAACTACACCGTTCCCAAGGGTAAGTTGAGAAGCTTCCAATTGCATTTTTGA